In Ahaetulla prasina isolate Xishuangbanna chromosome 5, ASM2864084v1, whole genome shotgun sequence, the following are encoded in one genomic region:
- the LOC131199160 gene encoding endogenous retrovirus group K member 8 Gag polyprotein-like, producing MRDGTLEPDELSAASLFPLVYQQNATGVLAPHWEPIPIKTIRDVKQAVMVYGLQAPYTIGLILMMSNTYVMLPSDWKDMFRMILTSTQYVIWESEFRREAEALAARTPGIQAVEICGEGAFAPPTAQYNLSVVTLTLVSLAATQAITRVDDPCSIRQSFAKIVQGPNESYSEFIDKLQTAISRQISNADAQMEILRKLAYDNANTDCKNLLARLINSPNVTLAQFLKACQHVGTHTYNAEVLASALSKASSPSGNCFNCGKPGHFKAQCRDRGGGASHNEMNKEAKPKSVCPKCKKGYHWANQCRVKPNPDSGN from the coding sequence ATGCGGGATGGTACCTTAGAACCAGATGAGCTTTCTGCAGCTTCCCTTTTTCCCTTAGTTTACCAACAAAATGCAACTGGTGTTTTAGCACCCCACTGGGAACCTATTCCAATTAAAACAATCAGGGATGTTAAACAAGCTGTCATGGTATATGGTCTGCAAGCACCGTATACCATAGGACTCATTCTCATGATGTCTAATACGTATGTTATGCTTCCTTCTGACTGGAAGGATATGTTTCGCATGATTTTAACCAGCACTCAGTACGTTATTTGGGAATCAGAATTTCGCCGTGAGGCTGAAGCCCTAGCGGCAAGAACTCCTGGCATACAAGCAGTTGAGATCTGCGGAGAAGGGGCGTTTGCTCCTCCTACTGCACAATATAATTTATCCGTGGTTACTTTAACCCTTGTGTCCCTGGCTGCTACTCAAGCTATTACAAGGGTTGATGATCCCTGTTCAATACGCCAATCTTTTGCAAAAATTGTTCAAGGGCCAAATGAGTCATACTCAGAATTCATTGACAAGCTGCAGACTGCCATCTCCCGCCAAATCTCCAATGCAGATGCTCAAATGGAAATCCTTAGGAAACTAGCTTATGACAATGCAAATACGGACTGCAAAAATTTGTTAGCCCGCCTTATAAACTCTCCAAACGTTACCCTGGCACAATTCCTCAAAGCATGCCAGCATGTGGGCACACATACTTATAATGCAGAAGTTTTAGCTAGTGCCCTATCAAAGGCTTCATCACCATCTGGTAACTGCTTTAATTGCGGCAAACCCGGCCACTTCAAGGCACAATGCCGAGACCGTGGAGGGGGCGCCTCTCACAATGAGATGAACAAAGAAGCCAAACCAAAATCAGTGTGTCCAAAATGTAAAAAGGGATATCACTGGGCAAATCAATGCCGAGTCAAACCAAATCCCGACTCGGGAAACTAG